The Anaerobaca lacustris DNA segment TCGGCAATCCGCCGGACGAGGTCGACCGCCTCGTCAAGCAGAAACGGAGCCTCCTGACCGCGTTGGAGTCGGGTGATGGCAAGCAGTCGGTGAACGGCTTCTTCTGCCTGGCCGCAGCGCTGGTCCGCCTTGTTCAACAAATCTCGTTGACGCTCCGTCAAGGAGCCGGCATACCCGCCCAACACCGTTTGCAGCAGACTGCGGGCCGCCACCACTGGCGATCGCATCTGGTGACTGCCAAAGGCCAACAGATCCAGACCATTCTGCAAATCTATAGGCTTTACTGAATTCTCTTCAGATTTCTGGCTCAATCGGAAATCCTCAAATAGCAGGCTTCACGATCCGCACCCATATCGCCATAGTGTGCGGCCAGATACTCTGCATAGGTCCAACGATGGGCTTGACGTTTGATTTCACAGACAGTATCAATCGTACCGCTTTACTATCACTTCATTGCCTTCGACGATTCACTCACCAAGGCATCCCACGCAGATATCGAGTCTTACGCGGGCGGCTCCCCATCGCGGGCGCCAAACGCCTCAAGGCCCCGACGCGCAGCAGCCTCGTAAGGTGCGGCGGGGAGTTCTGCCATCTGGGTCGCCTGGGCGATGACCTGCATCACGCTTTCCCGTGTGGCACCGCTTGCGAGTGACTGTTGTACACAGGCTTCGATAACGCTTGCCTCACGCTGACGGGCAATGGCGGCAGCTAACGCGATGAGGTTCCGCGAATCGGCGGAGAGCGCCGACGGAACGTCGAGCCCAGAAGCGCCCTTGCCACCATAAACCACCTTGTGTATCTCATCAAGGATTTCATCTGCCTCACCGTGGGCGACGGACCCGACGTAGGCATTGGACACCTTGCAGACCAAAGTGATATCATGCTCCTTGGCGAACTGTTCGAACGCGTCACAGAGGCCACGGAAAAGCTTCCCGCTGTCTCCGGCTATCTCCATGCTCATCGCTCGGGTCTTCACCGCGAGTCCATAGCTGTCCATTATATGATGAAATCGAGCAACGGATCTCGACAGATGTTGCTCTCTCAGAGGATATATGCTCACTTCAGCTCGGACTTTCATATTCGCATCCTCGGCATAATGAACGTCCCATTGCGGCGTTCCCACAAGGAGGCAGTACAATCTATGAGGCCAAAGAGACCAGCACACTGCCACGAATGTGGACACTCAAGTATATTCCTTCGGCCATACGGTGCCAATAGACTTATGAGTTCTTCTAAAGAGAAGGGACATGTGAGAGCATAGAGCCGTCGCATTGGCCCCGGCAATACCTTGAGTTATTGGCCTGCATCAACCGATAAGGTCCGCCTCTGCAACCGTGCGGCAAAGCCGCAGAAAGCAATATGCACAAGGAAGAACAACAATCCACACGCGTAGGACGTGGCCTAAGGAAGTTCTCCTGGAAGGGGGCTATTTCGGTCCACTGGCGTCGTTTGTGTCCCCGAAGAGCCGTATCCTCTGGCCGACAGCCACAGCATAATCGAAACCGAACAGAAGGCAAGACATTCACAAACGCAACCACTTGAGATCGGAGATCCTACCCCTTAGACTGGCACGAACCAAGGGGGACAGTCACAACGCTCATGGAGCAACTGCTCGAAGCTCAGATCGTCACGCGGCCAGAGGCCGTGATTTTACGCACAGAATAACCAATGACGCTGTACGTCCTCGTCTGTTTGTCAGGGCCATTGTCTGCAATCACATCTTGGTCATCCCGTACCGTTTCCTTGAATCACATACTTCCGGCTGTTCCCAATGACTCTGTCCGTCTGTTCGGATACATCTTGTACGTATCGTGTTGCCATCTCCAGATTGACATGGCCCAGAAGCCGTTGCACGGCGAACGGATCTCCCGATCGAGCGGCCAGTGTGGCGGCCGTGCGGCGAAGCGTGTAAAAGCCCGTCCCTGCCGGTACGTGCATCCTGGCCTTCTTCAACACCCGCGAGAACATCGAGCTTATTGCGTTGACCGTCTTATACTTGCCGGTTCCATCGGCGGCGGTCTTGAGGGATGTTCGGATCCAGGGATGCCCCTCTCTCGTGTAGAACACCAGGGCTCCTGATCTCGGCACGTGCCTCAACGCCTCGACGGTTTCGGGCCACAGCGGCAGATTCCTCGGCACTCCTGTCTTCTTCCTGGCAAGCACGACTCTGCCGCGGTCCAGATCCAGGTTCTTCCATTCCAGCCGCGCGCAGTCCGTACACCCAAATCCACAGTTCAACCCCAACCATATCATCGCCTGCATCTTGGCGTTTGCCGCCGACAGGATCCTGTCGATCTGGTCTGCATCGAAGGTGAATCTCTCCTGATAGACGACCTTGCCTTTCGAGACGGCATCGATGTTCGGGATTGTTTGGAGAATGTCATTCTTTCTGGCCCAGTGAAACATGGCCTTCATGCCACCGATGTGAAGATTCAACCGGTGGGCGGATCCATAAGCCCGCCGGAGCTTTCTTTTGTAGTTCTGCAAATCCAAGGTGGAGATGTTCTTGATCCTTCGTCCTTTCCCAAGGAAGGACATCAATCGGCCCAGGCTGTCGATCTGGTCGGTGTAGTGCTTTGGTGTGAGCTCGCCTGCAAGGACCTTTGCATGCTGATACCGCAGATAGCGATCGCAGAGCTCGTTCAACGCCATGCTGCCGTTGCCCCGGGCTACCTTTACGTCCTGGCATCCATGCAGGTACGTTGCCTGGTCCAGATATCGCTCGAGCGCATGCTTCTTGTCCGTCCCGAAATAGTGAATCCTGCCTTTGATCTTCTTGCAGTACTGCCCGGTGGGATGTAAAGTTAGTGGGAACTTGTCGGAACGTGTTTTTCTTCTTGGACCTTTCATTGCCCTGCTCCTTACAGATACAGTAATCGGGTTGGCCAGATAATCGCCAATCAGTTGTACGATGGGTTGTTGTTCTCCCACAACGAGACACTGTGTCGCGCCCACAACGTGCGACATACCAACAGCTTGCACTTATTATAGATTCGAACGGTCCAGAGTCCATTGAAGACGTTCTACATCAAATCCGCGTTCTTGGGCCGAAAACTGGGGTCGGCGGGCTCAGGTTGGGGCAGCCTGAAATGAGCTTTTGGGGGCATTCTGGCCGGCCGCCCGTCGATAAACGCGCTGGCGCTCAGGCTGCAGAGAGGCCACGCAATTGACAAGCGATTTACCCTCCCAGCCCATCTCGTCGAGCCATATAGGAAAACCCATCGGAAGGGCCGCTCTTTCCGCACAATCTGCCTTGCTGC contains these protein-coding regions:
- a CDS encoding tyrosine-type recombinase/integrase, which encodes MGATQCLVVGEQQPIVQLIGDYLANPITVSVRSRAMKGPRRKTRSDKFPLTLHPTGQYCKKIKGRIHYFGTDKKHALERYLDQATYLHGCQDVKVARGNGSMALNELCDRYLRYQHAKVLAGELTPKHYTDQIDSLGRLMSFLGKGRRIKNISTLDLQNYKRKLRRAYGSAHRLNLHIGGMKAMFHWARKNDILQTIPNIDAVSKGKVVYQERFTFDADQIDRILSAANAKMQAMIWLGLNCGFGCTDCARLEWKNLDLDRGRVVLARKKTGVPRNLPLWPETVEALRHVPRSGALVFYTREGHPWIRTSLKTAADGTGKYKTVNAISSMFSRVLKKARMHVPAGTGFYTLRRTAATLAARSGDPFAVQRLLGHVNLEMATRYVQDVSEQTDRVIGNSRKYVIQGNGTG
- a CDS encoding carboxymuconolactone decarboxylase family protein — its product is MKVRAEVSIYPLREQHLSRSVARFHHIMDSYGLAVKTRAMSMEIAGDSGKLFRGLCDAFEQFAKEHDITLVCKVSNAYVGSVAHGEADEILDEIHKVVYGGKGASGLDVPSALSADSRNLIALAAAIARQREASVIEACVQQSLASGATRESVMQVIAQATQMAELPAAPYEAAARRGLEAFGARDGEPPA